From the Prunus dulcis chromosome 4, ALMONDv2, whole genome shotgun sequence genome, one window contains:
- the LOC117626715 gene encoding uncharacterized protein LOC117626715 has translation MAGIAIVLDLLRKNPTQTAQALHSSGFFSAKAAAAAASVAAGAPYVYKILFGNFRIPVAYCDAGTAWSEDHVSNLRSASQRLFQNDSLNYSTKDYKIELKPLFSAFEWRALAMTTLRSFLMFFLPLLEPRSNLEEDDDDFLPDTEEEQHVDYAVPIKKSVIQIVRETTVVTTRRILERLAVHYVSQRMAWKLLKDVPKSAMRKAGRKLPTLVFFFSVSRTTFRGHFLGVAASWLIQVGIEIYRFFSHMIKSKEEVDDIDTPEQLKLLATKVSSATIKCGASLVFASIGAGIGATLIRPSVGQWIGCAVGDLSGPVIVSYCFGRIFPAEL, from the exons ATGGCGGGAATAGCTATAGTGTTAGATCTACTGAGAAAAAACCCAACTCAAACAGCCCAGGCATTACACTCTTCTGGGTTTTTCTCAGCCAAAGccgctgctgctgctgcctcTGTTGCCGCCGGAGCTCCGTATGTTTACAAGATATTATTCGG TAATTTTAGGATACCGGTTGCCTACTGTGATGCTGGAACAGCATGGTCTGAAGACCATGTTTCTAATTTACGAAGCGCATCTCAAAGATTGTTTCAGAATGACTCTCTGAATTACAGTACCAAGGATTACAAAATTGAGTTAAAGCCTCTGTTCTCAGCTTTTGAATGGAGGGCTCTAGCTATGACAACTTTGAGGTCATTTTTAATGTTCTTTTTACCTCTTTTGGAGCCTCGTTCAAACTTGgaagaggatgatgatgaCTTCCTGCCAGACACTGAGGAAGAGCAGCATGTAGACTATGCTGTGCCAATAAAAAAATCAGTAATTCAAATTGTTCGTGAG ACAACTGTTGTAACTACAAGACGGATTCTAGAACGACTTGCTGTCCATTATGTTTCACAGAGAATGGCATGGAAACTTCTTAAAG ATGTTCCAAAGTCAGCCATGAGGAAAGCTGGAAGAAAGTTGCCTactttggttttcttcttcagtGTTAGCAGAACAACTTTCAGAG GGCACTTTCTGGGTGTTGCAGCGTCATGGCTCATCCAAGTAGGCATTGAAATCTACCGGTTTTTTTCTCATATGATAAAGTCTAAAGAAGAAGTTGATGACATTGATACGCCAGAGCAACTTAAACTTCTTGCGACAAAGGTTTCAAGTGCTACTATCAAGTGTGGTGCATCACTAGTTTTTGCTTCCATTGGGGCAGGTATTGGTGCCACCCTTATCCGCCCGTCAGTTGGCCAGTGGATTG gCTGTGCCGTGGGGGATTTGTCTGGGCCTGTTATCGTATCATATTGCTTTGGGAGAATTTTCCCTGCAGAACTTTGA